A part of Camelus ferus isolate YT-003-E chromosome 6, BCGSAC_Cfer_1.0, whole genome shotgun sequence genomic DNA contains:
- the RAB27A gene encoding ras-related protein Rab-27A, protein MSDGDYDYLIKFLALGDSGVGKTSVLYQYTDGKFNSKFITTVGIDFREKRVVYRANGPDGAVGRGQRIHLQLWDTAGQERFRSLTTAFFRDAMGFLLLFDLTNEQSFLNVRNWISQLQMHAYCENPDIVLCGNKNDLEDQRVVKEEEARALAEKYGIPYFETSAATGTNISQAIETLLDLIMKRMERCVDKSWIPEGVVRSNGHTSADPLSEEKEKGSCGC, encoded by the exons ATGTCTGATGGAGACTATGATTACCTCATCAAGTTTTTAGCTTTGGGAGACTCTGGAGTAGGGAAGACCAGTGTACTTTACCAGTACACAGATGGTAAATTTAACTCCAAATTTATCACGACAGTCGGCATTGACTTCAGGGAAAAGAGAGTG GTGTACAGAGCCAATGGGCCAGATGGAGCTGTGGGCCGAGGCCAGAGAATCCACCTGCAGCTGTGGGACACAGCAGGGCAGGAGAG GTTTCGTAGCTTGACAACTGCATTCTTCAGAGATGCTATGGGGTTTCTTCTGCTTTTTGACCTGACAAATGAGCAAAGTTTCCTCAACGTCAGAAACTGGataa GCCAGCTGCAAATGCATGCGTATTGTGAAAACCCAGATATAGTGCTATGTGGAAATAAGAATGATCTGGAAGACCAGAGAGTGGtcaaagaggaagaagccagagcACTTGCAGAGAAATACGG AATCCCCTACTTTGAAACTAGCGCTGCCACGGGGACAAACATAAGCCAAGCGATCGAGACGCTCCTGGACCTGATCATGAAGCGGATGGAAAGGTGTGTGGACAAGTCCTGGATTCCCGAAGGTGTGGTGCGCTCCAACGGTCACACCTCTGCAGACCCGCTgagtgaagaaaaggagaaggggtcGTGTGGCTGTTGA